A window of Onychostoma macrolepis isolate SWU-2019 chromosome 01, ASM1243209v1, whole genome shotgun sequence contains these coding sequences:
- the LOC131538443 gene encoding SLAM family member 5-like isoform X1: MSCKHSLLFLFLCGFAALSVSTKICGKELLEGMSCTIQLPKKNIDKSKEIKWVHVSSGDLFHWNNGKIKKNTLGAKMEEDGSLTFESVSLKNSGKYTYTVFNAEGTQTDVGENEIKVYAKPPKPTVKISCKNGNATLTCETEDHTDLTVSWYKEGKIIQNYKTPQLFLIFIQVQENKPYSCSVSNPVKSSEQSDSVPVSCQKHKGLSFDKLFGFDFWIMVSILAGGGALLLLLICVLVICACRRCNQRKKEQDEDELRLRVFPDEGHTGTARSKHTARGQPAPPVPQEDPSPQTPTQTETQPKAQTRGRPPPPPEDDEEYPPPLPRPRNKQQRKRHEEPYRPME, from the exons TCTCAACAAAGATATGTGGAAAAGAGCTACTAGAAGGAATGTCCTGCACCATCCAACTGCCAAAGAAAAACATTGACAAATCTAAAGAGATCAAATGGGTCCATGTCTCTAGCGGTGACTTATTTCACTGGAATAATGGGAAGATCAAGAAAAACACTCTAGGTGCAAAGATGGAAGAAGATGGATCACTAACATTTGAAAGTGTTAGTCTGAAGAACAGCGGCAAATATACATACACTGTTTTTAATGCTGAAGGTACACAGACTGATGTTGGAGAAAACGAAATTAAAGTTTATG CAAAGCCTCCTAAACCTACtgtgaagatcagctgcaaAAATGGGAACGCTACTCTCACCTGTGAGACTGAAGACCATACAGATCTGACAGTATCCTGGTATAAAGAAGGCAAAATCATCCAGAATTACAAAACACCTCAACTGTTCTTGATTTTTATTCAAGTACAGGAGAATAAACCGTACTCATGCAGCGTAAGCAATCCTGTAAAGAGCAGTGAGCAAAGTGACAGCGTTCCAGTATCAT GTCAAAAACATAAAGGCCTTAGTTTTGATAAACTCTTTGGCTTTGATTTCTGGATCATGGTGAGCATTTTAGCAGGTGGAGGAGCccttctgctgctgctgataTGTGTTCTGGTCATCTGTGCGTGTCGAAGATGTAACCAGCGAAAGAAAGAACAAG ATGAAGATGAGCTCAGGCTGAGAGTTTTTCCAGATGAAGGTCATACCGGTACAGCCAGATCCAAACACACTGCTAGGGGGCAACCGGCGCCCCCCGTCCCGCAAGAAGACCCATCTCCACAAACCCCAACTCAAACCGAGACTCAGCCCAAAGCCCAGACCCGTGGTCGACCTCCTCCACCGCCTGAGGACGACGAGGAATATCCTCCTCCCTTACCTCGGCCGAGGAATAAACAACAACGCAAGAGACATGAAGAGCCGTACCGACCAATGGAATGA
- the LOC131538443 gene encoding carcinoembryonic antigen-related cell adhesion molecule 21-like isoform X2, with protein sequence MSCTIQLPKKNIDKSKEIKWVHVSSGDLFHWNNGKIKKNTLGAKMEEDGSLTFESVSLKNSGKYTYTVFNAEGTQTDVGENEIKVYAKPPKPTVKISCKNGNATLTCETEDHTDLTVSWYKEGKIIQNYKTPQLFLIFIQVQENKPYSCSVSNPVKSSEQSDSVPVSCQKHKGLSFDKLFGFDFWIMVSILAGGGALLLLLICVLVICACRRCNQRKKEQDEDELRLRVFPDEGHTGTARSKHTARGQPAPPVPQEDPSPQTPTQTETQPKAQTRGRPPPPPEDDEEYPPPLPRPRNKQQRKRHEEPYRPME encoded by the exons ATGTCCTGCACCATCCAACTGCCAAAGAAAAACATTGACAAATCTAAAGAGATCAAATGGGTCCATGTCTCTAGCGGTGACTTATTTCACTGGAATAATGGGAAGATCAAGAAAAACACTCTAGGTGCAAAGATGGAAGAAGATGGATCACTAACATTTGAAAGTGTTAGTCTGAAGAACAGCGGCAAATATACATACACTGTTTTTAATGCTGAAGGTACACAGACTGATGTTGGAGAAAACGAAATTAAAGTTTATG CAAAGCCTCCTAAACCTACtgtgaagatcagctgcaaAAATGGGAACGCTACTCTCACCTGTGAGACTGAAGACCATACAGATCTGACAGTATCCTGGTATAAAGAAGGCAAAATCATCCAGAATTACAAAACACCTCAACTGTTCTTGATTTTTATTCAAGTACAGGAGAATAAACCGTACTCATGCAGCGTAAGCAATCCTGTAAAGAGCAGTGAGCAAAGTGACAGCGTTCCAGTATCAT GTCAAAAACATAAAGGCCTTAGTTTTGATAAACTCTTTGGCTTTGATTTCTGGATCATGGTGAGCATTTTAGCAGGTGGAGGAGCccttctgctgctgctgataTGTGTTCTGGTCATCTGTGCGTGTCGAAGATGTAACCAGCGAAAGAAAGAACAAG ATGAAGATGAGCTCAGGCTGAGAGTTTTTCCAGATGAAGGTCATACCGGTACAGCCAGATCCAAACACACTGCTAGGGGGCAACCGGCGCCCCCCGTCCCGCAAGAAGACCCATCTCCACAAACCCCAACTCAAACCGAGACTCAGCCCAAAGCCCAGACCCGTGGTCGACCTCCTCCACCGCCTGAGGACGACGAGGAATATCCTCCTCCCTTACCTCGGCCGAGGAATAAACAACAACGCAAGAGACATGAAGAGCCGTACCGACCAATGGAATGA